The nucleotide sequence GCGGTATGTGGAGACGGAAAAGGAAGGGGAGGACGATGCGGATCCTGGTGGTCGGAGCCGGCGCGACCGGCGGTTACTTCGGTGCGCGGCTGGCGGAGGCCGGGCGGGACGTGACCTTCCTGGTGCGTCCGGCCCGTGCGGAGAAATTGGCGGCGGCGGGCCTCCGCGTGCTCAGCCCGGTCGGCGATACGTGGATCGCGGCACCGAAGACGGTGACCGCCGATCGGCTCGCCGCGGCCGGACCGTTCGACCTCGTGCTCCTCTCGGCCAAGGCCTACGATCTCGACGGCGCGGTCGCCGATGCCGCCTCCGCGGTCGGTGCCGACACGGCGGTGCTGCCGATCCTCAACGGGATGCGCCATCTCGACGTGCTGGACCGGGCCTTCGGTGCCGACAGGGTGCTCGGCGGAAGCTGCGCCATCGTCGCGACGCTGACGGGTGACGGCGCGATCCGACAGATGACCGAGTTGCACAGCCTCACCTATGGCGAGCGCGACGGCGCGCGCTCGGAGCGGGTGTCACGGATCGCGGCGCAGATGGAGGGCGTGCGCTTCCAGGCTCGCGCCAGCGACGGGATCCTGCTCGAAATGTGGGAGAAATGGGTGTTCCTCGCTTCCCTGGCGGGAGCGACCACGCTGATGCGGGCGGCGCTCGGCGACATCGTCGCGGCCCCGGGCGGCAAAGCCTTCGTCGAAGCGCTGCACGACGAGTGCCAGGCGGTCGCCGTCGCCAATGGAAACGGCGCGCGCGAGAAGGTGTTCGCCGGCGCCCGCAAGATGCTGACGACGGAAGGCTCCGCCATGACCGCCTCGATGCTGCGCGACATCGAGGGCGGCGCCCGGATCGAGGCCGATCACATCGTCGGCGACCTGATCGAGCGCGGGCGCACCCGCGGCGTAAAGACGCCAGTGCTCGAGCGGGTGCTGACGCATCTCAAGGCCTACGAGAACCGGCGCGCCCGCGCGACGGCCTGAGCCGTCCCTGCCCGCCGGATTCGCCGGGATCATCCTGGCGTTCGCGCCGCCGTTCGTCCGCCGCTCGCGGCGGCATGCGCGAGTGCTCCCGATCGGCGCGATCCCGTGTCCCGGGTCGGCGCATGGTGGCGAGCGTGCTGCGGATCGCGGGGCGGAGCGGGGACTGGCGCCGCGTCAGCCTGTCCGGGATCCTCGCCGATCCACACCACCCTCTGGCTTTGTGACTCGGCGGCTTCCCGTCGGTACGGTCAAGGACCCGATACGCGGGCCCCTTGATTTTGCATCGTCTTCGCCCGAAAGCCGGTGACCGCCTTCCGGGACACCGTTTTCTATGGCGGCGGCGAGGCGGCGGGCGTCTCGGGAGCCGGGGACGGCGCTGCCGGAGCTCCGGGCGCCGCTGCCGTGTCCGTGGCGACCGTGGCCAGTTCGGGATAGCTCTCGATGACGTGCGCGCCCGCGAGCGGCTTGGTCTGGCCGTTGTGGCAGGTGGCGCAGTTCAGCTTCGGCGCGTCGCCTGTGGGACCGAGGCGGTTGGCCGGGAAGGTCGGGGTCAGCGGCTCGATGTAATCGCCGTTGAGATCGCGCACCATCCGGATCGCGTGCCAAGCCAGCGTGCGCTGCGGCGTGCTCTGTGACCAGTTCGAGATCGCCCGGGTGTTGTGGCAGTAGGTGCAGTTGACGCCGAGCGAGGACGACATGTGGATCATCAGGCCGTAGGTCCGCTCGGCGGCCTGGATCGATTTCCCCTTGCTCTCGGGCAGGGCCGTCGTCGCGTTCACGCGGATCAGGTTCTCGTCGGCGTCCTTCTTGGCGAAGAACGCGCTCAGGGTATCGTAGGGGAGCGAGGAGAGGCCGACCGAGGGCGAGGCGAGATTCTGCCCGTTGTTGCGGGGGATGAAGCCGGTCCGGTAGGTCGGGCCCGGATTCTGGAACCAGACATGCGTCGGCACCGGCTGGCCGCGGTGGCAGGTGTAGCAGGTCACGCCCGCCTCGCCGACATGCTTCTCCTTCCAGGAGGTGTTGATGTGCTGCACCATCTGGATCATCCGCCGGGCGACCCGCTTCTGGTAGAGGCTGTCGTCGGCCATGTTCTCGGTGTTGTGGCAGTAGGTGCAGCCCTGCTCCGGGCTCACCCACTCCGTCATCGAGGTCATCAGGCGGTTGAATTCCTCGACGCTGAGATCCTTCAGCACCTTGACGTTCTCGTAGACCGCGCCGGCCTTCTCGGTTCCGGCCTCGACCGGATCGGCGGGCGTCGGCGGAACGTTGGCGGCCTTCAGGGCCGCCGCCCCGGCCCTGGTCTGGATCTGGTCCATGCCGGTGCCGCGGAAGCCGTGCTGCTGGGCCAGGATCGGCGGCCGGGTCCAGCCCGCCGTGCCGAACTGGGCGATGGTGAGGAACAGGGCGACGACCGCGCCCGCGACGACGAGCAGCGTCTTCATTGTGCCCCCCCTGATGCCGCGAGCGGGTCGGTGATCGGGCCGTAGATCTGCGGATAGGCCGGTGCGACGCCGTGCTTGACCGCCCAGAGATACCAGTTGTCGACCACCGTGCCGGTGAGCAGGATGCCGATGCCGCCGGTCAGCGTCGTCAGCACCGCGAACCACCACGCCCAGCGGTGGATCGATTCCATCGTGGCGTTGAAGCCCATGGTCCAGCGCCAGAACAGGGCGGCGCGCTCGGTGGCGGTGCCGCGATCCACGATCTGGTCGATCTCGCGCTCCGAACCGTAGCGGCTGGTGGCGAGGATGGTGCCCCCGTGCATGGCGAACAGCAGCGTCGACCCGTACAGGAAGACGATCGAGAGCATGTGGAACGGGTTGTAGAACAGGTTGCCGTAGCGCAGCGAGAAGGCGGCGGTCCAATCGAGATGCGGGAAGATGCCGAAGGGCACCGCCTCGCTCCACGAACCCATCAGCAGCGGGCGGATGAAGCCGAGAACGAGGTAGAGCCAGATCGCGGAAGCGAAGGCCCAGGGCACGTGCGTGCCCATGCCGAGCGCCCGGGCGCGGCGGTACATCCGCACCCACCACAGCAGGATCGAGGCGGTGAGGAAGAAGCCCGCGATCAGCCACCAGCCGCCCTCGTTCAGGGGCGGCAGCACCTTGAGGCCGTATTTCGGCAGCGGCGGCTCCAGCGCGAGCCAGGGAAGCTGGCGCACGAACTGGATCGGATCCCAGTTCACGCTGGCCCACATGTTGAGGCCGATGATCTCGAAGGCGATCAGCCCGCAGGCGAAGGACAGGGCCCCGAGATAGCCGCCGTAGATCGGACCGACCTGACTGTTGCCGATCAGCCCGAACAGGTAGCTGTTGAAGGGCTTGCCGATGCGCGCATCCGACGGGATCGGAATCCCGCGCTCCGGCTCGACCGGGCGCACCTGCACCTGCGTGAAGATGTTCTGGTAGTAGGC is from Methylorubrum populi and encodes:
- the panE gene encoding 2-dehydropantoate 2-reductase — its product is MRILVVGAGATGGYFGARLAEAGRDVTFLVRPARAEKLAAAGLRVLSPVGDTWIAAPKTVTADRLAAAGPFDLVLLSAKAYDLDGAVADAASAVGADTAVLPILNGMRHLDVLDRAFGADRVLGGSCAIVATLTGDGAIRQMTELHSLTYGERDGARSERVSRIAAQMEGVRFQARASDGILLEMWEKWVFLASLAGATTLMRAALGDIVAAPGGKAFVEALHDECQAVAVANGNGAREKVFAGARKMLTTEGSAMTASMLRDIEGGARIEADHIVGDLIERGRTRGVKTPVLERVLTHLKAYENRRARATA
- the pufC gene encoding photosynthetic reaction center cytochrome PufC, translating into MKTLLVVAGAVVALFLTIAQFGTAGWTRPPILAQQHGFRGTGMDQIQTRAGAAALKAANVPPTPADPVEAGTEKAGAVYENVKVLKDLSVEEFNRLMTSMTEWVSPEQGCTYCHNTENMADDSLYQKRVARRMIQMVQHINTSWKEKHVGEAGVTCYTCHRGQPVPTHVWFQNPGPTYRTGFIPRNNGQNLASPSVGLSSLPYDTLSAFFAKKDADENLIRVNATTALPESKGKSIQAAERTYGLMIHMSSSLGVNCTYCHNTRAISNWSQSTPQRTLAWHAIRMVRDLNGDYIEPLTPTFPANRLGPTGDAPKLNCATCHNGQTKPLAGAHVIESYPELATVATDTAAAPGAPAAPSPAPETPAASPPP
- the pufM gene encoding photosynthetic reaction center subunit M; protein product: MAYYQNIFTQVQVRPVEPERGIPIPSDARIGKPFNSYLFGLIGNSQVGPIYGGYLGALSFACGLIAFEIIGLNMWASVNWDPIQFVRQLPWLALEPPLPKYGLKVLPPLNEGGWWLIAGFFLTASILLWWVRMYRRARALGMGTHVPWAFASAIWLYLVLGFIRPLLMGSWSEAVPFGIFPHLDWTAAFSLRYGNLFYNPFHMLSIVFLYGSTLLFAMHGGTILATSRYGSEREIDQIVDRGTATERAALFWRWTMGFNATMESIHRWAWWFAVLTTLTGGIGILLTGTVVDNWYLWAVKHGVAPAYPQIYGPITDPLAASGGAQ